A single Leptolyngbya ohadii IS1 DNA region contains:
- a CDS encoding single-stranded DNA-binding protein: protein MSLNTVTLVGRAGRDPEVKYFESGSVVCKLTLAVDRRRKNSDEPDWFELEAWGKTAQVMADYVRKGSLIGVSGALKFDYWQDRGTGADRSKPIVRVDRLELLGSKRDTEAAAGGYADDEF from the coding sequence ATGAGCTTAAACACGGTCACGTTAGTCGGACGCGCAGGACGCGATCCTGAAGTGAAGTACTTTGAGTCCGGTAGTGTAGTCTGCAAACTGACGCTAGCAGTCGATCGCCGCCGCAAAAACAGCGATGAGCCAGACTGGTTTGAGCTGGAAGCCTGGGGTAAAACGGCGCAGGTGATGGCAGACTACGTGCGGAAAGGAAGTCTGATTGGCGTTTCCGGCGCTCTAAAGTTTGACTACTGGCAGGATCGGGGGACGGGAGCCGATCGCTCTAAGCCCATTGTCAGGGTCGATCGCCTTGAGCTACTCGGATCGAAGCGAGACACTGAGGCAGCGGCTGGGGGCTATGCCGACGACGAATTCTAG